From the genome of Mucilaginibacter paludis DSM 18603:
ATTCATATGTGAGGAAGATACCTTTATAATCAATAAACATGCAGCACATCCGGGCCCGTACCTGATGGCTATCAGACTCTGGGTTGATAACCGTCATTGCAGCGCACCGGTTAGTAGTTTAAGTTTGAATGATTTTATTTTAAGCTACCTGATGATGAATGATAAAAAAAATCCGTTAGAGTTATTTGAGCAGGAAGCTCCGGAAGTTTCCAATGCCTTTAACCAACTCATTGAGGCTCTAAAAAACACAACCGGGCTGGATGCTAAAACCAAGCAATTAATTTACATAGGCATTAAAGCGGTTTTGGGTGATGTTAGGGCTATCTATTACCACGTTGCCATGGCCAAACAACTGGGCGCCACCCGTAAAGAGATCAGGGATACCATATTAATTACCTTAACCGTAAATGGGTTAAGCGGTGTTGCCGCTTGTTTACCGGTGGCGCTAAACGTTTACGATGAAGCAGGGAACTAATTTGACACATGGCGGTTGATATTTAATAAACTATGGTGAATAAGAGCAGTTAGTTAGATTGGGGTTGATGGTAACAACTATAAACAAGTTTATATGATTGAGATCACATTAGCAACTGATAAAACTCATCGCGCTATTTGAGCAATTATTCGCAATTTTATATTGCCTTTCGGGGATAGGGCCATCCAACCCTGCTTAGGCCATTTAATTGATGATGATGATCACCTAAATACTAAACGCCATGAAAAAAATAAGTGCCGCTTTTGATGGATTAAAATTTTCGAACACCACACTGGAGTATGCCATTAAATTGGCCGATAGTAGTAACGCATTACTTTCGGGCGTTTTTCTGGACGATTTTTTATACCATAGCTTTAATATGTTTGATGTGGTAGGCAGCCGCGGCCTGCCTGGCGAGCAGGTGAAGCAATTGGAGGAGGAAGACGAAATTACGCGCATGCAAGCGGTAAACAAGTTTTGCTCTACCTGCATTAAAGAACGTGTTAAATATGTTACCCACCACGACAAAAGCTTTGCCATTGATGAATTACTGAAAGAAAGTATTTATAGCGATATGCTGCTGATTGGGAAAGACGAAACATTGGGCCAGGTAAACGAATTGGCACCTACATCGTTTGTGCGTAGCTTACTGGCCGGAACGCATTGCCCGGTGCTGATTGTGCCTAAAGAATATAAGCCTATTGAAAATATAATACTACTGTACGATGGTAAGCCATCATCGGTATATGCCATAAAAATGTTCAATTATTTGCTGCCCTGGTTACGCCGTACCAAGGTAGAAGTAGTATCGGTTATTGACCCCGAAAGCGATATTTTACTGCCTGAGGATAGCCTGTTCAGGGAGTTTGTAAAATGCCATTACCCGGCGGCTACTTGTGCTTTACTAAAAGGTAATCCGCAAAAAGAGATCATCGCTTACCTGAAAAACGAGACACCTAACAGCATTGTAATATTAGGCGCTTATCAACGCAGCCAGGTATCCCGCTGGATAAAAACAAGCATGGCCGATATTTTAATGAACGAGTTTGATTTACCTTTGTTTATAGCCCATAATAAATCTTAAAAATATCATATAAAT
Proteins encoded in this window:
- a CDS encoding universal stress protein; this translates as MKKISAAFDGLKFSNTTLEYAIKLADSSNALLSGVFLDDFLYHSFNMFDVVGSRGLPGEQVKQLEEEDEITRMQAVNKFCSTCIKERVKYVTHHDKSFAIDELLKESIYSDMLLIGKDETLGQVNELAPTSFVRSLLAGTHCPVLIVPKEYKPIENIILLYDGKPSSVYAIKMFNYLLPWLRRTKVEVVSVIDPESDILLPEDSLFREFVKCHYPAATCALLKGNPQKEIIAYLKNETPNSIVILGAYQRSQVSRWIKTSMADILMNEFDLPLFIAHNKS
- a CDS encoding carboxymuconolactone decarboxylase family protein, which encodes MAIRLWVDNRHCSAPVSSLSLNDFILSYLMMNDKKNPLELFEQEAPEVSNAFNQLIEALKNTTGLDAKTKQLIYIGIKAVLGDVRAIYYHVAMAKQLGATRKEIRDTILITLTVNGLSGVAACLPVALNVYDEAGN